From Pyxicephalus adspersus chromosome 7, UCB_Pads_2.0, whole genome shotgun sequence, a single genomic window includes:
- the LOC140334604 gene encoding hemoglobin subunit alpha-5-like, which produces MTFSEAEKAAITSLWSKISGHADDIGAEALERLFLSFPQTKTYFSSFDLSHGSADLRRHGGKVVSAIGKAAQHLGDIDHALSRLSDLHAQILRVDPGNFRLLNHSIQVTLAVHFPKEFNATTHAAWDKFLSVVSAVLVSKYR; this is translated from the exons ATGACTTTTTCTGAAGCTGAGAAGGCTGCCATCACCTCCCTGTGGTCTAAGATCTCTGGCCATGCTGATGACATCGGAGCTGAGGCACTAGAGAG GCTGTTCCTCAGCTTCCCTCAGACCAAGACCTACTTCAGCAGCTTTGATCTGAGCCATGGCTCCGCTGACCTCCGCAGACATGGTGGAAAGGTTGTCAGTGCTATTGGCAAAGCTGCCCAACACCTGGGAGACATTGACCATGCTCTGTCCAGACTGAGTGACCTCCATGCCCAGATCCTGAGAGTGGACCCTGGCAACTTCAGA cTGCTGAACCACTCCATCCAGGTGACTCTGGCTGTCCACTTCCCTAAGGAATTCAACGCTACCACTCATGCTGCCTGGGACAAGTTCCTCTCTGTGGTGTCCGCTGTCCTGGTGTCCAAATACAGATAA